The Rhopalosiphum maidis isolate BTI-1 chromosome 2, ASM367621v3, whole genome shotgun sequence genome segment TACTCATAAACTAAATGCCAAATCAATGCAAAAATTTTctgaaatttataacttttagttGTTTCAGTCCTAGTTGTAAGTatacttattgttattttaaattttggttattgttaatttgaaaCTTTAAAGCACTTGttacattcataatatttacatttcttGTGTTATAggattaattgaaaacaaattctgtgataatgttataaaaaaaaaaatgatttattttaatgaataaaagttGACAAATTGGGTTTTCAgttcatttctttttttactttttcctTATGTGTTGATGTGTGATTTTAGTAAACTGGTGCTTTTTTTTGTGTGGGTAGAAGTCCAAATCTTTCTTTAATACGAATCCGTTCTTTAGAATGTTGATCAGTTGGTGTAAATCGAGCtagtgaaaatttataaataaatatggtttttattaaaaataatgataaaagttTTACCTGGATGAGCGCTCA includes the following:
- the LOC113551634 gene encoding H/ACA ribonucleoprotein complex subunit 3, which translates into the protein MLLRYYRSEEGTRVYTLKNMDPAGNQTLSAHPARFTPTDQHSKERIRIKERFGLLPTQKKAPVY